From a region of the Bermanella marisrubri genome:
- a CDS encoding GspE/PulE family protein: protein MLNKDKHSKVRVGDLLVEKNIISEDQLQQALDEQKRSGRKLGRAIIDLGFVNEDDLLMELSSHFAMPFMDISRFQFDSEITRRLPEGIARRYRAIVLVEEEYQYFVGFVDPLDILAVDEVKRILKKNVVPAFVKEQELLNAIDRIYRRTEQIASLVGELDEELGESDVDLATILAESDASEAPVVRLLQNIFEDAVQVSASDIHIEPDESVLRVRLRIDGELQEQVMKEKRVVSALVSRLKIMSGLDISEKRLPQDGRFNIRILNHSVDVRLSTLPTQYGEAVVMRLLDQSQGLLDINSLGMTKHVRDRFKTLITRPHGMVLVTGPTGSGKSTTLYAALNSLNAKNKKIITAEDPVEYRLPRINQVQVNAKVGLNFARILRTALRQDPDIILIGEMRDTETMEIGLRAAMTGHLVLSTLHTNDAISSAMRLMDMGADSYLVASSLRAVIGQRLVRKLCQNCKQVYEPNEQEKNWLRGLGEEPGTHTFYHGEGCTHCSNTGYVGRTGVYELLELDDAMLDALRRNDLADFSRLAKESDLYMPLAECALEYAITGRTSISEVFKISASLDDSALSIESLR from the coding sequence ATGTTAAATAAAGACAAGCACAGTAAAGTTCGAGTGGGTGACTTGCTGGTAGAAAAAAATATCATCAGCGAGGATCAACTACAGCAAGCACTTGATGAACAGAAGCGATCAGGTCGGAAACTAGGTCGTGCGATCATTGACCTCGGTTTTGTAAATGAAGACGATCTATTGATGGAGTTGTCTTCGCATTTTGCAATGCCATTCATGGACATCTCTCGTTTCCAGTTTGATAGTGAAATTACTCGGCGTTTACCAGAGGGGATTGCTCGGCGCTATCGCGCGATTGTTTTGGTAGAAGAAGAGTATCAATACTTCGTCGGTTTTGTTGATCCCTTGGATATATTAGCCGTAGATGAAGTTAAGCGTATTCTCAAAAAAAATGTGGTTCCAGCATTTGTAAAAGAACAAGAATTGCTGAATGCCATCGATCGAATATACCGTCGCACTGAGCAGATTGCTTCTCTCGTTGGTGAGTTAGATGAAGAGCTTGGCGAAAGCGATGTAGACCTAGCAACTATCCTTGCAGAGTCCGATGCTAGTGAGGCTCCGGTTGTTCGCTTGCTGCAGAATATTTTTGAAGATGCAGTTCAAGTAAGTGCTTCAGATATTCATATAGAACCAGATGAAAGTGTTCTGCGTGTACGTCTCCGTATTGACGGTGAGCTGCAAGAACAAGTCATGAAGGAAAAGCGTGTTGTAAGTGCGCTTGTTAGTCGCTTGAAAATTATGAGTGGTTTGGATATATCAGAAAAACGCCTGCCACAGGATGGGCGCTTTAATATTCGTATATTAAATCACAGTGTTGATGTACGTTTGTCAACATTACCCACACAGTATGGCGAAGCTGTGGTCATGCGCTTATTGGATCAAAGCCAGGGTCTTTTGGATATCAATTCTCTCGGCATGACTAAACATGTTCGAGACCGCTTTAAAACACTCATAACTCGTCCTCATGGCATGGTACTGGTTACTGGCCCAACCGGTAGTGGTAAAAGCACAACTCTTTACGCTGCGTTGAATAGCCTAAATGCAAAAAATAAGAAAATTATTACTGCAGAAGACCCAGTTGAATATCGCCTACCAAGAATCAACCAAGTGCAAGTTAATGCAAAAGTTGGATTAAATTTCGCTAGGATTTTAAGAACCGCTTTACGCCAAGATCCAGATATTATTTTGATTGGCGAAATGCGTGACACAGAAACCATGGAAATCGGTTTACGGGCCGCTATGACAGGTCACCTTGTTCTATCAACACTGCATACAAATGATGCCATATCCAGCGCTATGCGATTGATGGATATGGGCGCAGATTCTTATTTGGTTGCGTCGAGTTTGCGAGCAGTGATAGGTCAGCGTCTAGTTCGTAAGCTCTGTCAAAATTGTAAGCAAGTATATGAACCAAACGAGCAAGAAAAAAACTGGTTGCGCGGTTTAGGTGAGGAACCGGGGACTCATACTTTTTATCACGGCGAAGGCTGCACTCATTGCTCTAACACGGGTTATGTTGGACGTACCGGTGTATATGAGTTGCTAGAGCTGGATGATGCCATGTTGGATGCATTGCGACG
- a CDS encoding MFS transporter, whose amino-acid sequence MTPTEKRSVSTLALIYALRMFGLFMVLPVLALYAADYEGASAALVGVAIGAYGLTQACLQLPFGMWSDRIGRKPVILMGLALFTLGSLIAGLADSIVWLIVGRALQGAGAIASTLMALMTDLTREENRTKAMASIGASIGLAFTLAMVAGPVLSNWLGMSGLFLMTAVLSIMAMILLVRAVPTPVVQIRSRESRAFLHQLADVFKDRQIMRLSFGILVLHAVLVACFVAMPVLLEQSGLNKQAHWKVYLPIMITAFMAMVPFIIIGEKKQKMKPVLAMAVGLLLVSVLFMWQAGLMFWALVAALWLFFVSFNILEASLPSLVSKFAPAGFKGSAMGIYSTCQFLGAFIGGALGGVITETWGLSAVFVATVPLVVLWLVLVLTMQAPKHLTSYRVALTASRATEALQTELMSVPGVHEVMILDQAAYLKVDNKTFNPTLLKPLNL is encoded by the coding sequence ATGACCCCCACCGAAAAACGTTCTGTCAGTACTCTGGCTTTAATTTACGCTTTGCGTATGTTCGGTTTGTTCATGGTGCTACCCGTATTAGCGCTCTATGCCGCTGATTATGAAGGTGCATCCGCTGCGCTAGTGGGTGTAGCCATTGGTGCTTATGGCCTCACCCAAGCTTGTCTTCAATTGCCATTTGGCATGTGGTCGGATCGTATTGGTCGTAAGCCGGTCATTTTAATGGGTTTGGCGTTGTTTACGCTGGGCAGTTTAATCGCAGGTTTAGCGGATAGCATCGTATGGCTCATTGTTGGACGTGCTCTTCAGGGGGCAGGTGCCATAGCCAGTACTTTGATGGCACTAATGACAGACTTGACGCGAGAAGAAAACCGCACCAAGGCCATGGCTAGTATCGGTGCTAGCATTGGCTTAGCGTTTACTCTTGCCATGGTAGCGGGCCCAGTTTTATCCAACTGGTTAGGGATGTCGGGCTTATTCTTGATGACGGCGGTATTGTCCATCATGGCCATGATTTTGTTAGTCAGGGCGGTTCCGACTCCTGTCGTGCAAATTCGATCCAGAGAGAGCCGAGCGTTTTTACATCAATTGGCCGATGTATTTAAAGATCGTCAGATCATGCGTTTAAGCTTCGGTATTCTAGTATTGCATGCTGTCTTGGTGGCATGTTTTGTGGCTATGCCTGTTTTGCTGGAACAATCGGGACTAAATAAGCAGGCTCATTGGAAAGTGTATTTACCCATCATGATTACGGCTTTCATGGCGATGGTACCGTTCATCATTATTGGTGAGAAGAAGCAGAAAATGAAACCCGTGTTGGCAATGGCTGTTGGTTTGCTGCTCGTTAGTGTGTTGTTTATGTGGCAGGCAGGCTTGATGTTTTGGGCTTTGGTGGCAGCGTTATGGCTCTTTTTCGTAAGTTTTAACATTCTTGAAGCCAGTTTGCCTTCGCTTGTGAGCAAATTCGCACCTGCAGGCTTTAAAGGAAGCGCCATGGGAATTTACAGCACGTGTCAGTTTCTCGGGGCTTTTATTGGTGGTGCATTAGGTGGCGTGATTACCGAAACTTGGGGGCTCTCAGCAGTCTTTGTGGCGACTGTGCCCTTAGTGGTATTATGGTTGGTCTTGGTGTTAACCATGCAAGCTCCCAAGCATTTAACCAGTTATCGAGTTGCGTTGACTGCATCCCGCGCCACAGAAGCGCTACAAACAGAACTAATGTCGGTACCGGGCGTTCATGAAGTCATGATTTTGGACCAAGCGGCCTATTTAAAGGTGGACAATAAAACCTTTAATCCGACATTATTGAAACCCTTAAATTTATAG
- the mshL gene encoding pilus (MSHA type) biogenesis protein MshL, whose amino-acid sequence MRHIFYASALLIVLSACSTMDQHDLPVADRALQETKDDTQAPIQSSANIQQSIDERLQRERFDVVADKVNAQEFFASLVEGTEINMVVHPKVRASISLRLSDVTLLETLKAVRDQYGLQFRKTEYGYRILPRDLQNQVFPVNYLNVTRTGSSGLTVSSGQITSKNTSADNVNSTTASQLSTASKIQTTASSDFWQTLKTSITTLVGSSEGRKVIVDSQASLVVVRAFPNEISAVEQFLDKAQLSLNKQVIIEAKILEVTLNDGYQAGIQWDGLASSGSTEFTPSLSATTLRNPDDIDGIFSLAFTGSDFTGVIQLLKRQGKVQVLSSPRISTVNNQKAVIKVGTDEFFVTDVSNDTTTTTTTTSTNPEVTLTPFFSGIALDVTPQISENNDVILHVHPSVTEVVERNKVIELGDDIFNLPLAVSSIRETDSIIRARNGQVVVIGGLLQDKQSRTDASVPWLARIPILGALFRQSDQESTKSELVILLQPKVVDEDTWQDSLRTIKNQFPYWRREAERESQSYQP is encoded by the coding sequence ATGAGACATATTTTTTATGCCAGCGCATTGTTAATAGTATTGAGTGCTTGCAGCACAATGGATCAACATGATTTACCAGTGGCTGATCGTGCATTACAAGAAACGAAAGATGATACACAGGCTCCAATACAAAGCTCAGCGAATATACAACAAAGTATTGATGAAAGGTTGCAACGGGAACGGTTTGACGTAGTCGCTGATAAAGTAAATGCTCAAGAATTTTTTGCAAGCTTGGTTGAAGGCACAGAGATTAATATGGTTGTACATCCAAAAGTACGGGCCAGTATTAGTTTGCGTCTATCGGATGTCACACTTCTCGAAACACTCAAGGCTGTACGTGATCAATACGGATTGCAATTTAGAAAAACCGAATATGGTTATCGCATACTCCCTCGAGACTTACAAAACCAAGTGTTTCCTGTGAACTATCTAAACGTTACTCGTACGGGAAGCAGTGGTCTCACTGTGTCTAGTGGGCAAATCACGAGTAAAAATACTTCTGCCGATAATGTGAATAGTACAACCGCTTCGCAGTTATCGACTGCTAGTAAAATACAAACGACAGCGTCCTCCGATTTTTGGCAAACCTTAAAAACCTCGATTACTACTTTAGTGGGGAGTAGTGAAGGGCGAAAAGTCATTGTAGATTCACAAGCCAGTCTAGTGGTAGTTCGTGCCTTCCCAAATGAAATTTCAGCAGTAGAACAGTTTTTGGATAAAGCGCAACTATCTCTAAACAAGCAAGTGATTATTGAAGCCAAAATACTAGAGGTTACTTTGAATGATGGCTACCAGGCAGGTATCCAGTGGGATGGATTAGCCAGTTCAGGTAGTACAGAGTTTACACCTAGTTTAAGTGCTACCACTCTTAGAAATCCCGATGATATTGACGGTATCTTTTCATTGGCATTCACAGGTTCTGACTTTACCGGTGTGATTCAGCTATTGAAGCGACAGGGAAAAGTCCAAGTTTTATCAAGTCCAAGAATTTCCACAGTGAATAATCAAAAAGCGGTGATTAAAGTCGGCACAGATGAATTTTTTGTGACTGACGTAAGCAACGATACCACGACGACCACTACAACAACGAGTACCAATCCCGAGGTCACACTTACACCATTCTTCTCAGGTATAGCGTTGGATGTCACACCACAGATCAGCGAAAACAATGATGTCATTCTGCATGTTCATCCGAGTGTGACCGAAGTGGTTGAACGCAATAAAGTCATTGAGTTGGGCGATGATATATTCAATCTGCCATTGGCGGTCAGCAGTATTCGCGAGACAGATAGCATAATTCGAGCACGTAATGGTCAGGTCGTTGTCATCGGCGGCCTACTGCAAGATAAACAATCGCGTACGGATGCCAGCGTCCCTTGGCTAGCACGAATTCCGATTCTGGGTGCGCTGTTTCGGCAAAGCGATCAAGAATCAACAAAAAGTGAGCTGGTTATTCTACTTCAGCCAAAAGTAGTTGATGAAGATACTTGGCAAGATAGTCTTCGCACGATTAAGAACCAATTTCCGTATTGGCGCCGTGAAGCCGAACGTGAAAGTCAGAGCTATCAGCCCTAA
- a CDS encoding SDR family oxidoreductase encodes MSASFHIVILGADNPVGRALTELAQEKKVSLHAIYSTDWDLSDIDTVQSRLKELSPQFLINCIRPLGSGTTAHIASVLAQVCCTLNIPLLQLSSNAVFAGQESHVFKEDDEPYPGTAIGQQVLAVENAIQSSCPRHMILRVGWLFSSQGHDDVSRLLELAQTESVLHLSDSKVLCPTSACDIAAVLMAMVYQARYAELWGIYHYCSAEKTNLYKFAEVVVAEARQYEDLPLQEIQVDASHEMNAQFSESSPRLNTKKILHTFGIKPKPWRQALSRILKKRYNK; translated from the coding sequence ATGTCAGCTTCCTTTCACATAGTTATTCTCGGTGCCGATAATCCGGTGGGTAGAGCACTTACTGAGTTAGCACAGGAGAAAAAAGTCTCTTTGCATGCTATTTACAGCACCGATTGGGATTTGTCTGATATTGATACAGTGCAGTCTCGCTTAAAAGAATTATCCCCTCAGTTTTTAATTAATTGTATTCGGCCGTTGGGTTCCGGTACTACTGCACATATTGCTAGTGTATTGGCTCAGGTCTGCTGTACCTTAAATATCCCCTTACTGCAATTATCCAGCAATGCGGTATTCGCAGGCCAAGAGTCCCATGTGTTTAAAGAAGATGATGAGCCTTACCCAGGCACTGCTATTGGCCAGCAAGTCCTTGCGGTTGAAAACGCAATACAAAGCTCATGTCCGCGACACATGATTTTGCGAGTGGGTTGGCTGTTTAGCTCACAAGGACATGATGATGTCTCGCGTTTATTGGAGCTAGCGCAAACCGAGTCTGTGTTGCACCTAAGCGATAGTAAAGTGCTATGTCCAACCAGTGCATGTGATATTGCAGCGGTGTTGATGGCGATGGTGTATCAGGCTCGTTATGCTGAGCTTTGGGGTATCTATCACTATTGTAGTGCTGAAAAAACCAATTTATATAAATTTGCCGAGGTGGTGGTGGCAGAGGCACGTCAATATGAGGATTTACCTCTACAGGAAATTCAAGTGGATGCCAGTCACGAGATGAACGCCCAGTTTAGCGAATCGAGTCCACGGTTAAACACTAAAAAGATCTTGCATACCTTTGGCATTAAGCCTAAACCTTGGCGCCAAGCGCTATCGCGTATTCTCAAAAAGCGCTATAACAAATAG
- the ssb gene encoding single-stranded DNA-binding protein gives MARGSVNKVIIIGTLGRDPEMRYLPNGNAVCSISVATDEGYKDRNTGQQVDKTEWHRVEAFGRLAEIVGEYLKKGSKVYFEGKLRTDEYEKDGIKRYSTKIIANEMTMLDSRNAQQDGMGGGYGQPMGQPAAQPQQAPQAAPQQAPYGQPQQAPQQPAAAPYGQQPQQAPQAPYGQPQQAPQQAPQQQGQPQPQPSNAFDDFDDDIPF, from the coding sequence ATGGCACGAGGCAGCGTCAATAAAGTTATCATCATCGGCACCCTGGGTCGCGATCCAGAAATGCGCTATTTGCCTAACGGTAACGCTGTATGTTCAATTAGCGTAGCCACTGACGAGGGCTATAAAGATCGTAATACTGGCCAACAAGTAGATAAAACAGAATGGCACCGTGTAGAGGCCTTTGGTCGTCTGGCAGAGATCGTTGGTGAATACCTTAAAAAGGGAAGCAAGGTTTACTTTGAAGGTAAACTGCGCACAGACGAATACGAAAAAGACGGGATTAAGCGTTATTCTACCAAAATCATTGCTAACGAAATGACTATGCTAGATAGCCGCAATGCGCAGCAAGATGGTATGGGTGGCGGTTACGGTCAGCCCATGGGGCAACCTGCTGCCCAACCTCAGCAAGCACCACAAGCAGCTCCACAGCAAGCACCTTACGGACAGCCGCAACAGGCACCGCAGCAACCCGCGGCCGCACCTTATGGTCAGCAACCACAACAAGCACCGCAAGCACCTTACGGTCAACCTCAACAGGCGCCACAGCAGGCACCGCAACAACAAGGTCAACCGCAGCCGCAACCAAGCAATGCGTTTGATGATTTCGATGATGATATTCCTTTTTAA
- a CDS encoding efflux RND transporter periplasmic adaptor subunit codes for MKKQHLSILVILIAGLAIAYSIIKSAPKPQKKIEKEIEPLVEVTDFKPATEPPYWRGGATVNANDYVQLVAQVTGQLEWVNPDIKPGMFVEKGTLLAQIEDADYQLQLQQKQAASIQAQANLDIELGQVENARSDYRLSGIELNPVAKSLALREPQLSSAKAALKMAKADLAKAKLNLQRTQIKMPFDGHVLQQMAFTGSYLNNTNAVFTIIDSSFFWVEVSVPNHFLSILDISASAQVRSLTSDASRQARILSISPSVDANDRQARVLLEIPKPLDTSNGQPLIRYNDYIEVTLYGKQQANLFRLASDKVDTAVVWAVDKNNQLKSIPFSLVFKGREYSWVKFDGEQINSYRQLISELSDKQDGLKVRVQSVDGAQ; via the coding sequence ATGAAAAAACAGCATCTCTCTATTCTCGTTATTCTCATTGCTGGATTAGCTATCGCCTATAGCATTATTAAATCCGCACCAAAACCGCAAAAAAAGATTGAGAAAGAGATAGAGCCCTTGGTTGAAGTAACCGATTTTAAACCAGCAACAGAACCACCTTATTGGCGCGGTGGGGCAACGGTAAATGCCAATGATTATGTGCAATTAGTGGCTCAAGTTACAGGCCAGCTAGAATGGGTAAATCCAGATATAAAGCCAGGGATGTTTGTGGAAAAAGGCACACTGCTCGCACAAATTGAAGACGCAGACTATCAGCTTCAACTGCAGCAAAAGCAAGCGGCTTCTATCCAGGCTCAAGCTAACCTCGATATCGAGTTAGGACAAGTGGAAAACGCGCGCAGTGATTATCGCTTATCGGGCATTGAACTTAATCCTGTGGCCAAATCTTTGGCTTTACGTGAACCTCAGTTAAGCTCCGCGAAAGCGGCTTTGAAGATGGCGAAAGCGGATTTGGCGAAAGCGAAATTAAATCTTCAGCGTACTCAAATTAAAATGCCTTTTGATGGACATGTTTTGCAGCAAATGGCATTCACAGGTTCTTATTTAAATAATACGAACGCCGTCTTTACTATCATAGATAGCTCGTTTTTTTGGGTTGAAGTCAGTGTGCCAAATCATTTCTTATCCATATTGGATATATCGGCTTCTGCACAAGTTCGCTCATTGACCAGCGACGCATCACGTCAAGCTCGCATCTTAAGCATTTCTCCATCTGTAGATGCAAATGATCGTCAAGCGCGGGTTTTATTGGAAATACCAAAACCCCTCGATACGTCTAATGGTCAGCCATTGATTCGCTACAACGACTACATAGAGGTAACGCTTTATGGAAAGCAACAAGCGAATCTATTCCGTTTGGCCAGTGATAAAGTTGATACAGCTGTAGTGTGGGCTGTGGATAAAAACAATCAACTCAAATCGATTCCTTTTAGCTTAGTGTTCAAGGGTCGAGAATACTCATGGGTTAAATTTGACGGTGAGCAGATCAATTCATATCGGCAACTGATTAGCGAACTCAGTGACAAGCAAGACGGCCTAAAAGTGCGCGTACAATCTGTTGATGGGGCGCAATGA
- a CDS encoding efflux RND transporter permease subunit — translation MMKDAFLHSGPIAWMARHGVASNLLMLALLVGGLLTSFTIKKEFLPEFSVDVVQVRLVYPGATPTEMEQGVVLPVENALAEMDGISDINVTIQEGYATLSVDIEAGEDVQQMYQDILQEVNRISTFPAQMEQPIVSIFARKHELMEIALHGDLNRFEMKRLAEKIKAKIINSSSVSQIDLSGAPAEEIHVEIPSLALKKYNLSLAQVAATVSENAVEKSAGTVKTQGGDILVTLNDRQYWAGEFAQLPLIQNQNGVVLRLGEVATVKEGFEDTPDLVTLNKQDSVAFDVYRSGNQTPTEVADTVYDMWPELEAMLPEGMYLTVIDDDAQLYRERLGLLLKNALIGLALVFILLGIFLEYRLAFWVTMGIPTSFLGAMLFLPAFDVSINMISMFAFIISLGIVVDDAIIAGENIYENLDKGYSRVEAAIMGAKQVAVPLSFAILTNVAAFLPLFFMPGGMGKAMMVIPAVVVTCFAISWIEALFILPSHIAQLKNKPKGKIGVKLGRVQEKVDARLQSFISYQYRPTLAFLLDRPGMTLATSLALAAIVFSYAASGRMGFSLFPVLEGESAILMIEMPPNAPLSETKKARDYGEEALRQIIEPIEQQHGDFLVSVQSSITGSSIEVDARLISDEDRAYSTNEIVDRWRQALGEIAGVKSISFDAERGAGPVSGRPFTLELRSSDTQQLSDASDFIMAKLDEIGSVKDISNSLTGGKPEWDIELNDYGRSLGFSASNVADQVRNNLYGARALRQQRGKNEVTVLVRLPEQERQYQTDIESLAIRTPQGSWVPLSSIAHLDKGRAPEKIQRKNGLQVVTISAAVEPRSLIPNLQKSLEADTFPEFKQRYPQVKIGYSGRQEDEQESFASLIQGFVFTLLAIYILLAIPFNSYKQPSLIMAVIPFGVAGALCGLILLNYGLSIIAIMGMLALCGVVVNDSLILVDYANQRRAAGVAVKQAIIEASERRFRPILLTTVTTFGGLAPMVFETSRQAKFITPMAVSLGFGILFTTFVCLLVLPTLYLLLERRSQE, via the coding sequence ATGATGAAAGATGCTTTTTTACACTCTGGTCCAATTGCTTGGATGGCGCGCCATGGTGTTGCCAGTAACCTATTGATGTTGGCTTTACTCGTAGGTGGTTTGCTTACTTCTTTTACGATCAAAAAAGAGTTTCTACCTGAGTTTTCTGTAGACGTGGTGCAAGTGCGTTTAGTTTATCCGGGGGCAACGCCCACCGAAATGGAACAAGGTGTCGTATTGCCAGTGGAAAATGCATTAGCTGAGATGGATGGTATTTCCGATATTAATGTCACGATTCAAGAGGGCTATGCCACCTTGAGTGTGGACATTGAAGCCGGTGAAGACGTGCAACAAATGTATCAAGATATTTTGCAAGAGGTAAATCGAATATCGACATTTCCGGCACAGATGGAACAGCCTATTGTTAGCATTTTTGCGAGAAAACATGAGTTGATGGAAATCGCGCTGCATGGCGATTTAAATCGTTTTGAAATGAAGCGCTTAGCCGAGAAGATTAAAGCCAAAATAATTAACTCTTCTTCGGTTTCTCAAATTGACTTAAGCGGTGCACCTGCCGAAGAAATCCATGTTGAGATACCAAGTTTAGCATTGAAAAAATACAATTTAAGCTTAGCCCAAGTTGCCGCTACGGTTAGCGAGAATGCTGTGGAAAAAAGCGCTGGAACGGTAAAAACCCAAGGCGGCGATATATTGGTGACACTGAATGATCGCCAATACTGGGCCGGAGAATTTGCACAGCTACCTTTGATTCAAAATCAGAATGGAGTGGTGTTACGTTTAGGGGAGGTTGCCACTGTAAAAGAGGGTTTTGAAGATACACCCGATTTAGTCACCCTCAATAAGCAGGATAGTGTTGCTTTCGACGTTTATCGCTCAGGTAATCAGACTCCCACAGAGGTGGCGGATACCGTATACGATATGTGGCCAGAATTGGAAGCTATGCTTCCTGAGGGTATGTATCTAACGGTCATCGACGATGATGCACAACTATATCGAGAGCGCCTCGGGTTGCTATTAAAAAATGCGCTGATCGGTCTGGCCTTGGTATTTATTCTCTTAGGTATTTTCTTAGAGTACCGTTTAGCGTTCTGGGTCACCATGGGTATTCCAACCTCCTTTCTTGGCGCCATGTTATTCCTTCCTGCATTTGATGTTTCAATCAATATGATTTCTATGTTCGCTTTTATTATCTCGCTGGGCATTGTGGTGGATGATGCGATCATTGCGGGAGAAAATATCTATGAGAATTTAGATAAAGGGTATAGCCGAGTCGAGGCGGCCATCATGGGTGCTAAGCAAGTAGCTGTCCCCCTGAGTTTTGCTATTTTAACTAATGTGGCCGCATTCTTGCCGCTGTTCTTCATGCCTGGTGGTATGGGCAAAGCTATGATGGTAATCCCTGCAGTGGTGGTTACTTGTTTTGCTATCTCATGGATTGAAGCACTCTTTATTTTGCCTTCACATATAGCGCAATTAAAAAACAAGCCAAAGGGAAAAATTGGTGTGAAACTAGGTCGTGTTCAAGAGAAAGTGGATGCACGTTTGCAGTCGTTTATCAGTTATCAATATCGACCAACATTAGCTTTTTTACTCGACCGACCAGGCATGACATTGGCAACGAGTTTGGCACTTGCGGCTATCGTATTTTCGTATGCTGCTAGTGGGCGCATGGGTTTTTCTTTGTTCCCTGTGTTAGAGGGAGAGTCTGCCATATTGATGATTGAAATGCCGCCGAATGCTCCACTTAGTGAGACCAAGAAAGCAAGAGATTACGGTGAGGAGGCACTGCGACAAATTATCGAGCCTATCGAACAACAGCACGGTGACTTTTTGGTAAGTGTCCAATCTTCGATTACAGGCAGTAGTATCGAAGTAGACGCACGATTAATCAGTGATGAAGATCGAGCCTACAGTACAAACGAAATTGTAGACCGGTGGCGCCAAGCCTTAGGAGAGATTGCAGGTGTTAAAAGCATCAGCTTTGATGCTGAAAGAGGTGCTGGGCCAGTAAGCGGTCGACCTTTCACGTTGGAATTGCGCTCTTCTGATACACAGCAACTGAGCGATGCCAGTGATTTTATTATGGCGAAGCTCGACGAAATTGGATCAGTAAAAGATATCAGCAATTCGCTCACTGGAGGTAAGCCTGAGTGGGATATTGAATTAAATGACTATGGCCGTAGTTTAGGTTTCAGCGCATCCAATGTTGCCGATCAGGTGAGAAATAACTTGTATGGTGCGAGGGCACTTCGCCAGCAACGAGGAAAAAACGAAGTCACTGTATTAGTGCGTTTGCCCGAGCAAGAGCGCCAATACCAAACCGATATAGAATCGTTAGCAATACGAACGCCGCAAGGGAGTTGGGTACCACTGTCAAGTATTGCCCATTTAGACAAAGGGCGTGCACCAGAAAAAATTCAGCGTAAAAACGGTTTACAGGTGGTGACAATCAGTGCCGCGGTTGAGCCTAGATCGCTTATACCAAACTTGCAGAAAAGCTTAGAGGCTGACACGTTTCCCGAATTCAAACAGCGATATCCGCAGGTGAAAATTGGTTACAGCGGCCGCCAAGAAGACGAGCAAGAGAGTTTTGCCAGTTTGATACAAGGTTTTGTTTTCACGTTGTTAGCGATTTATATTTTGTTAGCAATTCCGTTTAATAGTTATAAACAACCGAGTTTGATCATGGCAGTGATTCCTTTCGGTGTGGCTGGAGCACTGTGTGGATTGATTTTACTGAACTATGGACTGTCGATTATCGCGATTATGGGGATGTTGGCTCTCTGTGGTGTCGTGGTGAACGATAGTCTGATTTTAGTGGATTACGCTAACCAACGGCGGGCGGCAGGCGTTGCGGTTAAACAGGCTATCATAGAGGCAAGTGAACGTCGTTTTCGTCCGATATTATTAACAACCGTAACGACCTTTGGCGGTCTTGCTCCTATGGTATTTGAGACGTCAAGACAGGCAAAATTTATTACGCCCATGGCGGTATCATTAGGTTTTGGAATTCTGTTCACTACGTTTGTATGCCTATTGGTCTTGCCGACCTTGTATCTATTATTAGAGAGGCGTAGCCAGGAATAG
- a CDS encoding response regulator transcription factor has translation MDSAQKPHLWLVGPKNIQNSLLLGFLQQHLQMDCSMLENYRPADNHKIKLPHLICVDAMGMRAENCRQMLESLPKDNQVVFINLDGQQSYDELLKWPNVSGFFYKGASQNHVSKGIRSILRGELWFSRRILSQFMANNRRPPAPEQKPAHNLTRRESQILSLSASGAKNADIAAALNVSTHTVKTHMYNLFKKLDVSNRIQAVNWAKEYLPEQDLS, from the coding sequence ATGGACAGCGCTCAGAAGCCCCATTTATGGCTCGTTGGACCGAAAAACATTCAAAACTCTCTACTACTCGGCTTTTTACAACAGCATCTGCAGATGGACTGCTCCATGCTAGAAAACTATCGACCTGCCGATAACCATAAAATCAAACTACCACACTTAATTTGTGTCGACGCCATGGGCATGCGAGCTGAGAATTGCCGGCAAATGCTAGAAAGCCTACCCAAAGACAACCAAGTCGTGTTCATCAATCTGGATGGCCAGCAAAGCTACGATGAGCTACTGAAGTGGCCCAATGTCAGTGGCTTCTTTTATAAAGGTGCTAGCCAGAACCATGTAAGCAAAGGCATTCGCTCCATCTTACGAGGCGAGTTATGGTTTAGTCGTCGCATCCTCAGCCAGTTCATGGCAAATAATCGACGACCACCTGCCCCCGAGCAAAAACCGGCACACAACCTAACTCGCAGAGAAAGCCAAATTCTATCATTGAGTGCCAGTGGGGCTAAAAATGCTGATATTGCAGCCGCTCTCAATGTGAGCACTCACACGGTAAAAACGCACATGTACAACTTGTTCAAAAAGTTAGACGTAAGCAACCGCATTCAAGCCGTGAACTGGGCCAAAGAATATTTGCCTGAACAAGATCTAAGCTAA